CCCGCAGCGCTCCCGCTGACGATCCACGCGAAGAGCCCGCACCTCGGCGGTGCGGGCTCTTCGCCGTCCGGGCTCAGTACCGGACGAGGACCGTGCCCGCGACCTTGTCGTGGAAGCCGCGCTGGTCCGAGTCCCAGACGAGGGCCGGGACGAGGACCGCGAGGAGCACCGATCGCACCAGCGGCCGCCACACACCGACCCAGCCGCCGCCGAGGCGGATGACGCGCATCCCGAGGAGCCGGTGGCCGATGCTGCCCCCGATCGTCGGGATGAAGACGGCCTGCAGGACGACGAAGAGGATCAGGCTCGCCCAGCGGTCGTAGTCGAAGAACGCCAGCGAGAGCAGGGCGGCGACGGCGAGGTCCACCGCGAGGGCGGCGGACCGCCGACCGACCCGGCCGACCGACATGCGGCCCCGTTCGGGAAGACCGAGGCGCTCCCCCGGCCACGAGCTCGGGCCGACATCGGCGAACGTTCTGCGGTCGGATCCTGGCATCCTCCGATCCTATCCGCGGTGCCCGCGCGCCGATCGGGAGCGGGCTGCGAGCCGCACCGACGCCCGTCCGTAACATGCCGGAAACAATGGGGACACAGCAGGGAAACCCCCTGTCACTACCCTGGGACGGCTGCGTCCCGCAGCAACCCGTTATGCCATTGGAGACCTTTGCATGTTTAAAGATTCTTCCGAGGTGCTCAAGTTCATCAAGGACACGGACGTCAAGTTCCTCGACATCCGGTTCACCGATCTTCCCGGTGTCCAGCAGCACTTCAACATCCCCGCATCGACCGTGGACGAGGAGTTCTTCTCCGTCGGCCAGCTGTTCGACGGGTCGTCCATCCGCGGATTCGCGAACATCCACGAGTCGGACATGCAGCTGATCCCCGATGTGACGACGGCCTACGTGGACCCGTTCCGCGTCGAGCGCACGCTCATCCTCGTCTTCGACATCTACAACCCGCGCAACGGCGAGATCTACTCGAAGGACCCGCGCCAGGTCGCCAAGAAGGCCGAGAAGTACCTCGCCTCCACCGGCATCGCGGACACCGCGTTCTTCGCCCCCGAGGCGGAGTTCTACATCTTCGACGACGTCCGCTACGAGGTCACGCAGAACGCTGCGTTCCACGTCGTCGACTCGGTCGAGGGCGCCTGGAACTCGGGCCGCGTCGAAGAGGGCGGCAACCTCGGCAACAAGACGCCCTACAAGGGCGGCTACTTCCCCGTCAGCCCGGTCGACAAGCAGGCCGACCTCCGCGACGACATCTGCCTCAAGCTGATCGACGCCGGCCTCATCCTCGAGCGCTCGCACCACGAGGTGGGCACCGGCGGCCAGGCCGAGATCAACTACCGCTTCGACACCATGGTGTCGGCGGCCGACGACATCCTGAAGTTCAAGTACATCGTCAAGAACACGGCCGAGCAGTGGGGCAAGACCGCCACGTTCATGCCGAAGCCCCTCTTCGGCGACAACGGCTCGGGCATGCACACCCACCAGTCACTGTGGAACGACGGCGTGCCGCTGTTCTACGACGAGAACGGCTACGGCGGACTCTCCGACGTCGCCCGCTGGTACATCGGCGGCCTGCTCAAGCACGCCCCCGCCGTCCTGGCCTTCACCAACCCGACCGTCAACTCGTACCACCGCCTGATCCCGG
The genomic region above belongs to Rathayibacter sp. VKM Ac-2759 and contains:
- a CDS encoding RDD family protein; this translates as MPGSDRRTFADVGPSSWPGERLGLPERGRMSVGRVGRRSAALAVDLAVAALLSLAFFDYDRWASLILFVVLQAVFIPTIGGSIGHRLLGMRVIRLGGGWVGVWRPLVRSVLLAVLVPALVWDSDQRGFHDKVAGTVLVRY
- the glnA gene encoding type I glutamate--ammonia ligase, with amino-acid sequence MFKDSSEVLKFIKDTDVKFLDIRFTDLPGVQQHFNIPASTVDEEFFSVGQLFDGSSIRGFANIHESDMQLIPDVTTAYVDPFRVERTLILVFDIYNPRNGEIYSKDPRQVAKKAEKYLASTGIADTAFFAPEAEFYIFDDVRYEVTQNAAFHVVDSVEGAWNSGRVEEGGNLGNKTPYKGGYFPVSPVDKQADLRDDICLKLIDAGLILERSHHEVGTGGQAEINYRFDTMVSAADDILKFKYIVKNTAEQWGKTATFMPKPLFGDNGSGMHTHQSLWNDGVPLFYDENGYGGLSDVARWYIGGLLKHAPAVLAFTNPTVNSYHRLIPGFEAPVNLVYSAGNRSASIRIPITGTNPKAKRIEFRAPDASGNPYLAFAAQLMAGIDGIKNRIEPHEPVDKDLYELPPEEAKLIPQVPATLEEALAALEADHDFLLQGGVFTQELIDTWIDYKREKEIKPLAQRPHPFEFELYYGV